The Elaeis guineensis isolate ETL-2024a chromosome 5, EG11, whole genome shotgun sequence DNA segment TTCATTGTTGTTCAGGCATGCTACATCGGAGTTTCTATTTCTAGTTTGCCAAGTTTCTGAGGAACAGGAAAGGTACGCTTGGCTGATCGCTGGTGATCCTGGCTTTGATGTCTACATCTAATGCATATATTATCATGCAATCATTCCTGAGTAAAATTTAACAATGCCCAATATCATGGCTAATAAAATACAATTATCAGTTCATTTGTATGATGCATGTTAAACAATGGCGTCATTGCTGTCTTCATCATGTCCTTGATACCTCTATTGAATTACTCTTCACCCCTGTAGGCGCCGCATTTGTATTTTAAATTGCATGGCAATTGTGATTTGGCCTTCTGTACAACCGCAAGTGGCCCCCAGGACCACCATCGTCTAAGATTATCAGCTTGTGTCATGCATGGGCAACGTTGATTGGGGTGACTGTTTTattctttccttttattttaGACTGATGTGATGAGGATCCaacaactaaaaaaaaaaaaaagggaaaaagaaaagaaaagaaaaggcttTAACAGCCCCTAGGAAGCGCACTTGTCTGATTTAATTTCGAGGCTCCTTCCTAACGGACCCACTTGTGTGATTTAATTCAGAGGCTGTTTGTTTATAATAATACAGAGATAGTTGGGAGCCGCCTAATCATGATTCCACATTTAAATTCATATGATACGGGACTTTCCAACCAACGGTATCCTTTGATGGCTTATTTAAACATAGCATACTAGTAACATGGCACAACAGAAAAAACCATGGTGGAGTCATCCATGTCTTTTAGGCTTCATGTGGGTGCTGGAAGGGGGACCAAGATTTAAAATATGGGACATGCCAAACTCTCCTTTGGCACTTGGACTGACAGAGTTCTAGCTAAGGACATAACTAACAATTTTAATGCTTCCTTAGGTAGGGTTAGGTTTATATACATATGGGGTTTAGCACAAAACAAAGTATTATTTAAACATGGCAGCCTTTTGAAGTCAACAATAGCAGCGCCTGTAACATGATTAGTGACTTGTGGCGAATGGATGATAAAGGAATGCTGACCTGCTTAACTTATAGCTGCCTAGGGTGGTTGATGACATTTGAACACATGGCTTGTGATGATCTTTAACTTTTTCTTTTGCCCGGaaagaagatcttcttcttttgaAAGAGCGGCTATGATGTTTGTGCTTTTGCATGGAAGACTAATTAATCCGagggaagttttttttttttgattgaaaaggaAAGATAATAGGTAAACAAAAATAAAGCAATTCACATGTGGGGGGGTTTCTAATTTGCAATTAAAATcggaattagaataaaaattagaatggATTGGAATCCGAAACAGAATCGGAATGACCAAATTCTTcaaagcatttggttcgtgactAGAGCTAGAATTAGAATAGAAATTTGAATCCTTAGGAGATAAATAGGAATTGAGTTTTAGGTAGATTGGGCTATTCCCATTCTGCTCTGAAATCAAAATTGGAACGGGACTCCTCTCAACTAAACGATTGAAATGAGAGTCATCTATTCTCATTCCGATTTCAGACCccaactcctcccaaccaaacactcTTATGAAGTTTTGGATCTAGGGTAAATTTACTCATCTTTCGATGGGCTATGGTTGAGCTAAGAAGGACAAATGCCTTATAGTTTTGAAATTTGGACACTAGTGGCTTAGTGAGTTCATAAGGATGATTGTGAATTTGAAGTATTAAACAAAGGTTGGCCAGCACTTTTTTAAAAGCAATTACAGTGAAAACAAGTTCACCGGTGTGAACTTTTGTAAgctctgattttaataaaaatagacTGGAGACTCAGCTATAGATCAAGTTACGATTCATTGACGCCTGCAAATGTTCTTAGAGTCATCTCTTGGCACGGCCTTTAAAATTCTACTTGGCACAACTTTGGCAGGAGAGAAGCCTGTCCAAAGACAGCTTGCAAGTCGGATCATGCCGTAGTGGTAATAATCCTTGCAAGTAGTAGCCACGCTCAATTCAAAGCACAAACTAAGTAATGTACTGTTTGATAGAGGTAGttgtatccctttttttttttttttaatgttatatgCAAAATAACTAGCTCACAATGCATTCCCAAAATTGGTCTTCAAAAGATTTGGCCTTTTCAATTTTTTGTGTGCGCCAAGGAAAGATGTGAATATATATCCttaatttgaaatctaaatcttGGTAGATTTATTGGATGAGACATCAGCCGGTACTGTATCGACTACAATGCACTGGCTTTTCTGAGTTTTGAAGTTTAAATAGCTTGTTTCAGTAGTTACCTAAAAAAAAGATAGCTTGTTTCAGACAATGTATCCAATCTAGTGGGCAGTGGGCTCTCAACCAtcattctttctttatttttttcgtcGTTTTGATCATACAACTGAAATTAAATATGACAATTTACCTCTCAGACATAAATATGCTGGACCCATTGATTCATTTTGGTTGACATGATGAGAATCCTTTCAAATAATAGTGCTCTTTCACTTCTTCTCCACAGACATAAAGGTAACATTTAAATATCTGCAGAGGTACGCAGTAAAAGAAAAGGGGGGCAAAAAAAAGGAAGCCTTTATGAATTATAACACCCTCTCTATATTTAATCTAAAGTCCTATGCTGTCATGCAACCCATTcaattttcctttcctttccttggGGAGGCGAGTGTGGCTCAGGCATGACTGAGACCAGTACAAGTGGATCAGGCCCATCACCTGCCACATATAAAATAAGCTGCCAAAGAATGCACATGTTAAATTATGGACTACTATAATGCCTAATGGCCACGCTAACTACATATTAAAAATCTGGCACGCTACATTTTATACCAACTTAGTATTAACTTAAGCAGGAATAATTTGGCTTCACCTTTGATAGATAGATAGGTTGATGTACGCCAAGATTTGAAATTTCTACATGCATCAACTTAACGCACACATTTATGGGGTTCATCTGAACAACATTGGCTGTCTTTCTACTTGCCCAGTCAAGTCTCTGGAGGTCGAAATTTGGACTGATCCACAGAGGCCTGCAACCCTCGTCACGTTAAACGTAATAATAATGAGAAATACCAAGAATTGATGGAGGTGATATCACGATACATCACCCATGACCGGGTCTCATATATCTTGCCATATCAAAATTGTAATCTTCTAATGAACATAGAAGTTGATATCAGGATTTATCAGCTATataaactaatatattttttcaaCATTAATTGGTGCCGAGTGGTTCATCCATTCCGATGACACCAACATAAGTTTTCTTCAACATTGCGGCCAAGTGGTTCATCCATTCATTCATATGACACCAACATAAGGCTCAAAAAAGGGTACGTAAACCGTTGTGGGATTTGTTTTCTTCTCTCTTGACGGGCCAAGGTTATTACGTACATAGCTTTGTCTCaagaggggcgtgggaagggtgGCCGTAACCGATGGAAGGCTCCAAGTGGACCGTGTCCTCCCCCACTCCAAGGCTCTCACACAAGAAAGAACACGAAATCGTTAGCCTCAGCTGCTTCTCAAAACCGTTCCCTCCCTTGTCCTCCGCCAAACACTCGCCGCTCACCACCTACGTGAGCCCCAGGAGCCGTTTCCACGGTACCCCCAACTACCCCTAAAACAAGGGAAAAAGTTACCAAGTTTCTGAGTATTCTTTGGAAAGCTTTTTTGAGCTCAAGGGGAGGAGTTACCACCAAACACAAAACAAACGTTACTCCTGCCCTCCCAACGTCTTGCAGCCTCTCACACGTGCCACCAACCACTACTAGTAGCTTCTATCTCTTTGAGTCTATAATAATGTCATAAAGCTATCAAATCCTCTGATAGAAAAAGAGAGCTACGCCCCTTCTATAGCTATATTTATGAACCCCACGGGGCTCTGGCCTGGACCTCTGGTTTCCTTTGTCTCCTCTGTCGCCCTGTCAAGTCCCTTAAATGGTGTTTAGTTTGGTAACAAGTTCAAGGGCTCAAGGTGGAGCCAAACAAGTAACCATCATGGCTATTcatacaaagcaaagaaaagttaCACTTGCATCAGAGAACTAAAGCaataaactttttaaaaataaaaaaaaataataataattttttaaatgttTTGTCCTTGGAGTAGATTTTGGCAGGAAGTATCTTTTCACCACCTTGTCAAAGTCTCTTCACTGCTTCTCTGCTTCCTAAAGCTTTCCAAGTCTTCAACCCTTATCGAGAGTTAACTGTTCACCACATGATTGCAGTGCGGTGAGTCAGTTTTCAGTACCTCTGGGGACCAATGCCGGCCCTCTAAGAGCAGGAAAACAAACAAAATAGGAGCCCTTTCCTTGCCAACCCCTCCTTTTCTCTCGCCAAATATGGGCAGGAGAATCATGCCTCCCACCTAGGATTTTGTGCTGGATCAGCTACAAACCACCCCCCACCCCCTACGAAGGGGTCCGTTACCACAAAAGGGTAGCCCCGTGGCCTGGTGACATGATGTTGAGTTGTTTACATGGGGAATCCACTGTTGGCTGGCTGGTTGTAGTTGACTACCTCCCACTGGGGCTCTGGGGGAATACTCTGCCTCCCCTTTTACCCTCCAGAAATTAGTGCTTCCCTTCCAAGGGAAGGGTGGGGAGTTGTCATTTCGGCAGCACTCGGGGGTAGTTGGGGAGGTGTGCCTTAAAAACATATCTGTTTTGATGCCTTGGAAAAGTTGCCCTTGGCTTCAACCCAACTGGGATTACTCCTGTTTAGATCATCAAACAAGGGAATTCATTTCAAACCTTTTTACAATAGATGCCATAGATGGTATACTCTGTAATTTTAATGAAGCATGAGATAATAGCTAGTAGAGGGTATGATGCCATTGTTAGCCGTTAGACAGGGTGCCACAACACCGAGGCATGAGTTATACTTAACCATGAAGTCTGAAAAATTTATTCGATGATTCGAATTAATGCCCATGGTtttgtttgatttattttttcatcacatttAAGTAGTTATGCCAAACAGAAGTTATTTTGGATAAATGAAGACAGAATAGCATCAATTCGTCAGACTGTAGCCAAATGGagattggatgatggagatcaacATCTAACAGGAGATTGGATAAGATCATTTCACAGTGTTCTAGCCAAATGGATTCCATTTTCACGCTAGATAACAGAAACTGTTGCACCATTCTAAAAGAAGTAACAATATCCGAGACTGGGAGCCTCGTATATTGGCCAAGACACTCAAAGAGCCTCCTAAATTCTCTCTACAACAGCGTGCACATTGAACCAAGTTTTAGTTATACCTATCATATTATTTATCAGAAGCATAACCATGTCCTTTGGATAAGCATTCAGGTAGCCGGACAATACTGTtgctcttatatatatatacatatataattttttttgtttctaaAGGTTAGGATTTTTCAGCCCCTTTCTCGCATGTACAGAACTTTAGGATTGAGAAATTGAGAACTCCATTAATTAGTCATACCATCTCTATGCTCAGACCCTCAGATATAGAAAAATCATCAAGATTGCAGTCAATTGAAACCATCATAAACTATTGAAACTTGTGGACCAAGTAATTAATTATGGAGATAATTCTTGCTATACTTGGTACTTGGCAAAAAATGCTGATTCCGTGAATGTAACTAATCTCCAGATGCATGGAGAAACAAAACCAAAAAAAGGTAGATCCCTCCAGACTCCTTTAAGTCAAGCGGCTGaatttttctttaagaaaaaaaaaaaaagaatttcttaACCCCAACAAACTTCCAAATAGGCCTAATCCACCTAAATAATCTTCTACAAACaactattatcaatatgaaataggAAATATCATTTCATCCGTCCAATGAACCTTGAAATTTAAATGAGAAGTGAGCATTACATAGAATAGTCCTATGTTAGCGAAAAAGACTTATTTGAAATGAAATGAATTTACCAGGGAAACAGACAGCCAACAATGAATACGAAGACAAGACAAGCATGCATAAACAAAGCATCCAATCGCTTTGTTGTATACAACCATGACGATACGATTATCCTAGCATGAAGTCATAGAAAGTAGGAATCGAATTAGTAAATAATTATAAGAATATTCATTTGTAGGGAACAAAGATGTCCATGATCTAAAATGCATTCCAAATTTCGTACTAATTGACAAATCCCACCATCTATGTGactgaaaaaatatatatcagtGTTTCCTACTTTAGCTTAAGTCAATAGCTTACAAATATGAGGCTTAGAAAGCATGACTAAAAGCGCAAGAGATTACAGGCTACTGCAGCATCCCCTTTGTTCAGAAAATTGAAACAGATGTGTCATGGCATTAGTTTACTACTAATAACCTCATTGAGAAGAGTTAACAACATCGGATTAAGGTTTCCTGCAACAAAACTAAGATGCTGCTTTTaatgagccaaaaaaaaaaaaaaaaacttcccaTTCTCACTCCTCCCCCTTTGTTTCTGCTTTTTAACCTTTCtcgccctcttttttttttttccccacttTTTCTTCCACCCCCTTTATGGACTTTCTGTACATTAGACAGCAACCTCACTTTCTATGTTGCTCCTACTCcaaggaaatcaaagaagggcaGACTAATCTTCTCCCTCTTATTATCTGTTTCACCACGCAGCCAAGCACTGCTCCTGTGGTTGGCCACTGATTCAGTTGCCGAGGCCTCAGTGGTTGAATCAGATAATAAACCAGAATGATCAAAACAAGGAACCAGCATCATTGGAGCACCATGTGGGAAGCTACTCCCATGGTCACCAAATTTCTCATAGCATCCATTCCTCCCAGCCACCAGCTTTTCATCAGAACCTGCACAAAAAGCAAACAATAAGGAAAAGATGCCCTTGAGCAAAACACTGAAACATCCACCGAGAGCAAAGAGAAAAGAGTGAAAGATTCATTCATCAAAACTAGATGATACAAAGAAAAGTGGTTAAGTAGGCAGCTTTCAAGGGGGGCCCATGAGAAAAAAAACATCACATAACTAGCATCTCAGCTATATTATTGAGACAATCATTCACCCAGACAGAACAAGTGaggggggaaaaaaaagaaaagaaaagaaaagaaaagaaaaaaaagggaattaGCTAGAAAGCACCATGATAAGAGAGGAGGAGCCACAGTAAACATTAAGGAAAATGACGAGGAGAAGGGGGGAGGAAAAAAGAACAGAACATACCCATGAGGAACTCATAGGGCTGTGGCTGCTGGGAACGGCTATATCTAGTGAAGAAGGTAGGAATGATCCCACTGGTGAAGGAACTGAGGGAGAGATCTGTGCAGGTGGAGGCAGACTCATCTCTAGTGGAGGTGATGGTGGACTCACCACTGCATGCATTATTGCTGGTGTTCACCTCCATCTTGTTGGGGAGGGCCTGAGAGGATGGAGGGTTAGGGGAGGAGGGGGAGGTCTTCCTCCTCCTGTAGGAACTGGATTGTTCCCTCTGTTTCCTGGCCATGATCACATGCCAATGGTTCTTCACTGCATTGTCTGTCCTGCCAGGGAAAAGCCTCGCAATCAGTGCCCATTTGTTGCCATAGAGCCTGTGGGCGGCCAGAagcctctcctcttcctcctcactAAAGGCCCTCCTGTTGATCCTTGGGTCCAGCTGGTTGAACCACCTCAGCCTGCAGCTCTTCCCTGTCCAAAACCAAATCCCAAACCCAAACACAGAGCATaagttaaaaggaaaaaaaaaaaatcattaga contains these protein-coding regions:
- the LOC105044915 gene encoding transcription factor MYB56 isoform X1; the protein is MAPKHLKTTAEMGFFHPPPPPPPPPPPFHGGLGSSSGGMECRSGGIGFPMEREKNKGWGFQGFSGEKGYHGDEKEDQGEDGEGGSHENEQPKLCARGHWRPAEDAKLKELVSQYGPQNWNLIAEKLEGRSGKSCRLRWFNQLDPRINRRAFSEEEEERLLAAHRLYGNKWALIARLFPGRTDNAVKNHWHVIMARKQREQSSSYRRRKTSPSSPNPPSSQALPNKMEVNTSNNACSGESTITSTRDESASTCTDLSLSSFTSGIIPTFFTRYSRSQQPQPYEFLMGSDEKLVAGRNGCYEKFGDHGSSFPHGAPMMLVPCFDHSGLLSDSTTEASATESVANHRSSAWLRGETDNKREKISLPFFDFLGVGAT
- the LOC105044915 gene encoding transcription factor MYB105 isoform X2, whose translation is MAPKHLKTTAEMGFFHPPPPPPPPPPPFHGGLGSSSGGMECRSGGIGFPMEREKNKGWGFQGFSGEKGYHGDEKEDQGEDGEGGSHENEQPKLCARGHWRPAEDAKLKELVSQYGPQNWNLIAEKLEGRSGKSCRLRWFNQLDPRINRRAFSEEEEERLLAAHRLYGNKWALIARLFPGRTDNAVKNHWHVIMARKQREQSSSYRRRKTSPSSPNPPSSQALPNKMEVNTSNNACSGSDEKLVAGRNGCYEKFGDHGSSFPHGAPMMLVPCFDHSGLLSDSTTEASATESVANHRSSAWLRGETDNKREKISLPFFDFLGVGAT